AGACATCACAGATAAGCAAACGGCGATTTCAAAAACCGTTGTCGCTTTTTGCTTATCTGTGACGTCGGTGTCATCCGCCATCTCCGTGTTCTGGCTGTTGCAGTTGTAGTTGTAGTTGCAGTTGCAGTTGCAGCCGCAATTTCAGTAGCCGTTCACGCCGTCGCCCTTCGAGCGCTGGCGAATTCGCCCAGCGGTGTCGAATGCACAGGTGGCTTCACGGCCGCTGTGGGGGTGCACCGATCGAGTGCCGCCGGGAATGACCGCAGCGAGACCGGCGCGTAGTGGCCCATGAGACACACCTGGAGCCAGTTTCGCTCGCGCAGGTAGCCGCTCTCGAAGCTGATCAGCCATCCCGCGGCCCGCAGTTGTTCACCGATCGCGCGTGCGCTCGCGCCAACGGGAGGGACCAGCGTGTGCACGGCCGGTGAGGCGTGTTCGGCCGACGCGAGCAGGCGCCATCCGCGGGACTCCATCGCACGCCGCAGCCAGGTGCCGTCGTGCGCCACGCGGTCGAAGCGCGCCGACCAGTCGATCTCGGCGAGCGACGTGCCGAGTGCATCGAGCAGGTTCGATGACTGCGTGAAGGGCACGCCTTGCTCTTGCACCGCGAGGCCGAGATCGAGATAGCGCGGAATACGGTGGCTGGCCGAGTGAATCTGGCCGTCGTGAAAGACGATGGCGATGCCGGGGAAGGCGGACAGGGCCTTCCCGCTCACCGCACTGGCCAGCCACACGTGACGCAATGACAGCGGCACCGTGCCAAGGCTACTGATCACGTCGAGGGCCATCTTCGCGCGGTGATCCTGAGCGATGGCCGTGAGCGTCGCGAGGTCGTTGATGACCCCGGTCGACGTTTCGCCATGTACTGCCCAAAGCCAGCGTGCGTTGGTGGACCGCACGGCAACGGCAATCTCCGCGTAATCGAGCGGCTCCCCCCACGGCGCCCGCACGACGGTGTGCGGGATCTGCATGCGCGTCGCGTGATCGATCAGTCGTTCACCGAACTCGCCGTTGCTCACGATCACCCCAGGAGCGTCGAGGAGGGAGATCTGCGCCGCCACCACATCGTTGGCGAGCGTACCCGACCCCAACAGCATTGTCGCGTTCTGTGCGTCGGCCAGCGCGCACAGGCGCCACTGCACGTCGCGATAGCGTGCGTGAAACGACTCAGCACGATGCGACGTGGCGCCGCGGTTCATGGCCTGTTGTACGACGTCAGAGATCCCCACCGGCCCCGGGAGAAAATTCGCGCCGACGCCGAGCGCGTCTGCGCCCTCGTTCAGCGCGTCCGGCCACATGAGCACCTCTTCCGCCGTGATGTACATCGGCTGGTACGCCGCCTGCTCAGTGCCGATGAGCGGGCCGAAGGCATGAAAGCCGAGATGCCGGTACAAGCGGAGCTGGCGCGTGGTGCCCGACATGATGCCGAGGTCAAACCCCTTCGCCAGGAAGTGCTGCGTGAGGAAGCCAACGAGCTGGGTAAAAACGCGGCTGGCGCGGAATTCGGGTTCGACGGCCAGTAGCCGGATCTCGACCGGCGTGCGACCGGCGGGCAGGTAGTCGTCGACGCTGCCCAGTTTCTGGTCGAGCGAGAATGGTCGTTGGGTGCGTCCGCTGATCATTCCGACGATGCGGCCATTCACCTCATAGACCGCATAGACATTGTCGTCGTGAAAACGATCCACATGACGCCGCGTGGCATTGGGCGCGTGCTGTGGAATCTCTTCGACGAACGTTCGGTAATTCAATGCGTGGATGGCATCATGGTCCGCCTCGGTAGCCAGCCGGACCGTACCACGCGTAGACTGTTGGGGCGTTGTCATGGCATGAACTTGCGCCCTGTGCCGGTCGAGCGGAATAAGTCACGTGACGTAGAGCTGACGTAAAACGGGGGCAACAGGGCACTGGGGCCTGTCGGAAATTCTGTGTATGAGTCATAACCTTGTAGGACGGAGGTGGTTATGGCTCGACGGAAACGGGCGGCGGCGGAGCCGCTGCCCGCAGGGCTGACGCCCGAGATTCTCGACCAGTTGGTGGCGGGGGTGCAGACCTCCGCCGACTTCCAGCTGGTCTGGCGGCAGTTGCAGAAGGCGATGGCGGAGCGGGTGCTCAAGGCTGAGCTCACGCATCACTTGGGCTATCCCGAGGGCGGGGAGCGCGGGCCGGATGGCAATGCCCGCAATGGCTTTACCCCGAAGTCGTTGCTGACCGAGAGCGGGTCGATTGCGCTCGACATCCCGCGGGACCGCGACGGCAGTTTTGCGCCCCAGTTTGTGCCCAAGGGCGCCCGCCGCTTGCCGGGCTTCGACGAGACGGTGCTGATGCTGTACGCGCGCGGCTTGAGCACGCGCGAGCTCCAGGCGTTTCTCGAGGAGCGCTATCAGATCCCGGTCTCGCCCGACTTGATCAGCACGATCACGAGCGAGGTGCTGGCCGAAGTCGAGACGTGGCAGCAGCGGCCGCTCGAGTCGACGTACGTGGCCGTCGCCTTCGATGCGCTGCGCGTGAAGATCCGCGACGAAGGCGTCGTGCAAAACAAGGCGGTGTATCTCGCGCTCGGCGTGCAGCTGGATGGCACGAAGGAAGTGCTCGGCTTTTGGATCGCGCAAACCGAGGGCGCCGCCTTCTGGCACCGCGTGTTTCGCGAGCTGCAGGGCCGTGGCGTGGCCGATATCCTGATCGCGCTGATCGATGGCCTGACGGGGCTCCCAGACGCGCTGCAGACGGTGTTTCCGCACACGGTGATTCATCAGTGCATCGTGCATCTCGTGCGTCAAAGCCTCCACTACGTGTCGTGGACCGAGCGGAAGCTCGTCGCGGCGGCGCTGCGGACGATCTACCACGCGCCCACCGAGGCGGCTGGGCGTCTCGCCTTGCAGCGCTTTGCGGAGAGTCCGCTTGGGCAGCGCCACGCAGCGATCGTCGCCATCTGGGAGCGGCACTGGGAGCGCATCGCGCCGGCCCTCGCCTACCCACTGGAAATCCGCCGCGTGCTCTACACCACGAATGCGATCGAGAGCCTGAACATGCAGATTCGCAAAGTGATCAAGACCCGCGGCCACTTCCCGAGTGATGAAGCGGCCGGCAAGCTGCTCTATCTCGCGCTGCGCAACATCGGCAAGAAGTGGAAAGCCAAGCCCGACAAGTACTGGCGCGCGGCCTTCCCACATCTCAAGCTCCTCTTCGGCGACCGACTCGTGGCGACGTCGTGACCCGATGCTCACGACTCATACACAGAATTCCTGACAGGTCCGGGCACTGCGCCCTGTTACCCCCGACTCCCTACCCCCGACTCCCTACCCCCTACTCCCTACCCCCTACTCCCTACTCCCTACTCCCTACTCCCTGCTTCGCCGTTACACCCCAATCAGCTCTTCCACCTCAACCGGCGCGGCGCGCCCCTGATCCACCAGGGCAATCGCCAGGACCTCGCGCATCGTCTCCACCGGGTGGAAGATCAGCTGCTCGCGCACTTCATCCGGCACGTCCTCGAGGTCCGCTTCATTCGCCTTCGGGATGATCACTTCCTTGATGCCGGCGCGGTGCGCACCAAGCACCTTCTCCTTCACGCCGCCGATCGGCAGCACGCGGCCACGCAGCGTGATCTCACCCGTCATCGAGACATCGCGCCGCACCTTGCG
This region of Gemmatimonas groenlandica genomic DNA includes:
- a CDS encoding IS256 family transposase, which gives rise to MARRKRAAAEPLPAGLTPEILDQLVAGVQTSADFQLVWRQLQKAMAERVLKAELTHHLGYPEGGERGPDGNARNGFTPKSLLTESGSIALDIPRDRDGSFAPQFVPKGARRLPGFDETVLMLYARGLSTRELQAFLEERYQIPVSPDLISTITSEVLAEVETWQQRPLESTYVAVAFDALRVKIRDEGVVQNKAVYLALGVQLDGTKEVLGFWIAQTEGAAFWHRVFRELQGRGVADILIALIDGLTGLPDALQTVFPHTVIHQCIVHLVRQSLHYVSWTERKLVAAALRTIYHAPTEAAGRLALQRFAESPLGQRHAAIVAIWERHWERIAPALAYPLEIRRVLYTTNAIESLNMQIRKVIKTRGHFPSDEAAGKLLYLALRNIGKKWKAKPDKYWRAAFPHLKLLFGDRLVATS
- a CDS encoding GNAT family N-acetyltransferase, with amino-acid sequence MTTPQQSTRGTVRLATEADHDAIHALNYRTFVEEIPQHAPNATRRHVDRFHDDNVYAVYEVNGRIVGMISGRTQRPFSLDQKLGSVDDYLPAGRTPVEIRLLAVEPEFRASRVFTQLVGFLTQHFLAKGFDLGIMSGTTRQLRLYRHLGFHAFGPLIGTEQAAYQPMYITAEEVLMWPDALNEGADALGVGANFLPGPVGISDVVQQAMNRGATSHRAESFHARYRDVQWRLCALADAQNATMLLGSGTLANDVVAAQISLLDAPGVIVSNGEFGERLIDHATRMQIPHTVVRAPWGEPLDYAEIAVAVRSTNARWLWAVHGETSTGVINDLATLTAIAQDHRAKMALDVISSLGTVPLSLRHVWLASAVSGKALSAFPGIAIVFHDGQIHSASHRIPRYLDLGLAVQEQGVPFTQSSNLLDALGTSLAEIDWSARFDRVAHDGTWLRRAMESRGWRLLASAEHASPAVHTLVPPVGASARAIGEQLRAAGWLISFESGYLRERNWLQVCLMGHYAPVSLRSFPAALDRCTPTAAVKPPVHSTPLGEFASARRATA